Sequence from the Segatella copri genome:
TCGCCAAGTTTAAGTTCTGCAAAAAGGCGTTCTGTGAGATCGAACAGTGGCATTTCCAGATACTCAGAACGATTGGTCAAAAGTTGTTCCGGCATATTTCCTGCTTCAGAATACGTGTCACAAAACTTGTTGAGAGTTGCTAATGCAATATTGTCATTTGGGTGTACCAGTATGTAGAGAGCGTTAACCAATGTGCATACTGCTTGGGAGGCATCCAGCCTGAATGCCTCATCAGAAACCAACGGATAGTCGGAATGGTTCATAAAATACTCAGCAATGTCCTGTATGTTACGGTTGCTTCTTACCAGGATTGCTATTTTGTTGCAAGGAACACCTCTTTCAACCAACTTGTCTACAGTGTCCAGTGTGGTTTGCATCATTCTGTCTTCAATATTTTCACCGCCCAGGAGCTGAATACTGATAGAACCATTAGGAACAGAATGGTGGTCTGGTACTTGCTGGCAGACATCGCTATATGCACTTTCCAGCTGTTTACATTCCTCAGGACATTTATCCGTCAGGTCTTCAATCTCCAATTTTACTGCTTCTGTGAAAAAAGCATTGTTGAACTCAATGATGTTTCTATCAGAGCGGTAGTTGGTACCCAAAGTTTCTATGCTTACTTTTTTCGCGCTTTTATTAAATTCTTTATCAATATTATTGAGCAGTCTCCAATCGCCGGATCGCCATCTGTAAATACTTTGTTTTACGTCACCAACAATGAGGTTACCTGCATCTTCTCTACTCATGGTTTCTTCGAGCAGCACTTTAAAGTTCTTCCATTGGATGGTGCTAGTATCTTGAAACTCGTCAATCATTATATGGTCGAGTTGAGTGCCAATCTTTTCAAAGATGAATGGCGAATCGCTATCCTTTATCAGTGAGTTGAGCAAGGTCTGAGTATCGCTCAAAAGGAAACGGTTCGCCTCTCTGTTCATCTCCCTGACTTTTTTATCTATGCTTCCCAAAAGGCGGAGCTGATTAAGATGCTTTATGGTCAGATCGGTACTTTTGAAGATTCGGGTGAGTCTTGGACGATTATCTTCTGCAAACAGCAGAATAGGGTAGAGCACCGATTCTACATAATTGAAGATATCAGTACAATTTTTTACATCAGATTTTTTGACCCATGCTTCCGGACTTTCCCGACATTTACAGAAAGTATCATTATGTAGATCATCATCTGTATATTTGCCATTTTTCAGCTTGTTGAAATAGCTCCAAATACCTCTCGTTTTTCCAGCTAAGTCGTCTGACGTAAAGCCTTCTTCTTCAAGGGAATCGAAAAAAGTAGCAGCAATTTCTTTAAGCTGCTCTTTTGCCTTATTGCGCATGTTCTTCATTCGGTCGGTAAAATCCTTGAAGAAATCTTCTTGTTCCATCAATTCTGTCAGCTTGTCGGAATGAGCTTTGTAATAATCCTTGAATATGTTCTCACCGAATTTCTTGATCTGTCCTATGACATTCCAACTCTTATCATCATCAATATTTTCTTTGATATAATCCATAATCCAGAAAAGTAGACGATCGGTATCTTCAAGACTTTCTATAAGTTCATCAACGGCATGCTGTTCTATTTGATAGTCATTGAGTTCTATCCGTAAATTGGCAGTCAGATCAAGTTCACGTGCTAGATTTCTCAATACACTCTGAAAGAACGTATCGATGGTCATAACCCGGAAATAGTTATAATTATGTATGAGCAAATGCAGGGCAGATTCTGCATTTTTCTGAATTTGTTTGGATGAAAGATACGGTAAAGCCTGCTGTATTTGATTTACATAATCGTTTGCTTCTGGTAGTCCGTGTGCAATTTCGTATAATTTTCCTAAGATACGCATTTTCATTTCTTCAGTAGCTTTGTTGGTGAAGGTTACTGCAAGAATGGTTCTGTAGGAAGCAGGATTAGCTATCACGAGTGTCATATACTCGCGAGCCAAAGTAAATGTTTTACCTGATCCTGCACTTGCTTTATAAACAGTTAGTTGTGAACTCATATTTTGATTTTTTTATGATGTTATTGATATTGTGCCCTAGAAATCATGTTTTATCCATGCTTTTATGAATATTACCAATCTCTAAATAGTTCAAAACCGAAGCGACAGCCTATGCCATTAAACTTCGTGTTTTTGAAGGCTGCAAAAATCCCTAGGGTAATAGCTCTTGTTGTTACTCCATATCCCCATTCTGTATATGGGTGTAAATGGTTTACAACAAGACTGCTTACATACAGACGCTCTGCTTCTATATATTTCCCAATCAGGGGGAGCCATGCAGTTGCAATCATGGGAGCTTCATAAGTGAAATTTCCGCGAACGTAATAATCACTGGCATTATACCATTGGGATGGCAGTAATTCGAATTCTCCACTCCAACTGTCATTCCAACCTCCAGGAATATTGTTGTCATGGAAATTGGTATAGTCAACGAAGTCCCAATGGTCACCTTTACGGGTATAAAAACCTGCTCCTAATCTAACAGAATATGATTGACGGCGTGATGCTTGAAAAATAGTTTGTGCATCTACTTCTACCCGTTCGTAGTCTATGTTTGAACCTAGTAGGTTTTTCCATCCCTTTTCATAGTCTATTTTAAAGATAGAGCCTTTCTTACCCCATGGTAAGAGTTCTAAAGCTACAGCTGGTGCTACTGACACATATTTGCTTGGGTAATTAAACTGTTTATAGAAACTTTCTACTACAGCTTTTCGTTGATGTGAAACTAAACCTACTTCAAAACCGATATAGTCGTTGAAACTCCAGTGGTTAGTAAGACGAAGGTAATCATCTTTAAACTCTGTCAGTTTCCTGTTATTAGCATCAATATCTGTTGAGATTTCCGGTAACGATAATCCTGGATATTCTGAGAATAGTGGATATAGGAAATCGTTATCTTCAGGTTTGCTGATGCCTAACATCTTTCGTGCAACACGATTATTCG
This genomic interval carries:
- a CDS encoding UvrD-helicase domain-containing protein — protein: MSSQLTVYKASAGSGKTFTLAREYMTLVIANPASYRTILAVTFTNKATEEMKMRILGKLYEIAHGLPEANDYVNQIQQALPYLSSKQIQKNAESALHLLIHNYNYFRVMTIDTFFQSVLRNLARELDLTANLRIELNDYQIEQHAVDELIESLEDTDRLLFWIMDYIKENIDDDKSWNVIGQIKKFGENIFKDYYKAHSDKLTELMEQEDFFKDFTDRMKNMRNKAKEQLKEIAATFFDSLEEEGFTSDDLAGKTRGIWSYFNKLKNGKYTDDDLHNDTFCKCRESPEAWVKKSDVKNCTDIFNYVESVLYPILLFAEDNRPRLTRIFKSTDLTIKHLNQLRLLGSIDKKVREMNREANRFLLSDTQTLLNSLIKDSDSPFIFEKIGTQLDHIMIDEFQDTSTIQWKNFKVLLEETMSREDAGNLIVGDVKQSIYRWRSGDWRLLNNIDKEFNKSAKKVSIETLGTNYRSDRNIIEFNNAFFTEAVKLEIEDLTDKCPEECKQLESAYSDVCQQVPDHHSVPNGSISIQLLGGENIEDRMMQTTLDTVDKLVERGVPCNKIAILVRSNRNIQDIAEYFMNHSDYPLVSDEAFRLDASQAVCTLVNALYILVHPNDNIALATLNKFCDTYSEAGNMPEQLLTNRSEYLEMPLFDLTERLFAELKLGEIKDMIKQTAYICTFYDCLSKYLTDNSSDITGFLKEWDNRIHEKSIHSDGDGGIRFLTIHKSKGLEYDHVIMPYCDWQLEKANTIWCTPQEAPYNELPLVPIDFSAKLMKQSIYEADYNHEHLQNIVDNLNLLYVAFTRASHNLIVIGKRANSAYRSAIIESVLDKVASRLEANDVKMELTGIGSDAKTDDISFCYNEIYVPDSSKKSNEKKDTNVLSAYSQPLEIKINVTPEMPEFRQSNQSRDFIKRDETEEQQKFYIKMGTILHNLFSTIRTVDDIDGALKQLELDGLLYDQDLTPEKIKEMIRKRLESPKVAKWFDKELTILNECSILTVENGKVAEYRPDRVMQNSKKETIVVDFKFGKQKVEHHEQVRKYIGLLKSMGHHRVKGYLWYVYPNRIVEVIK